A region from the Gemmatimonadota bacterium genome encodes:
- a CDS encoding sulfatase-like hydrolase/transferase, which produces MPRYLDRQLAHLLGDLDRRGLRENTILVITSDHGAEFGDRASMIVGHQPNLNAPVIGVPLLIVDPRRRDGGTRVAAAASLRDIPPPPS; this is translated from the coding sequence ATGCCTCGGTACCTCGACCGGCAGCTCGCCCACCTCCTTGGCGACCTCGACCGCCGCGGCCTCCGCGAGAATACGATCCTCGTGATCACGTCGGATCACGGCGCAGAGTTTGGTGACCGCGCCTCGATGATCGTCGGCCACCAGCCCAACCTGAACGCCCCGGTCATTGGCGTCCCCCTGCTGATCGTGGATCCGCGTCGTCGCGATGGCGGCACGCGCGTCGCCGCCGCGGCGAGCCTTCGCGACATCCCCCCGCCACCATCCTGA
- a CDS encoding sulfatase-like hydrolase/transferase, whose translation MAFAAAYSLIIGARVGISSWPARLLAAGVAATVARLLSRDGVRLRFPVRRLAVATSAALLLAALAIPAQRAVRERLSVAQLAEAAAGAPNVIVLIWDTARAASLTPWGAPADVTPTLAALSTKGLTFDRAFAPASWSLPSHASMFTGRWPHELTASYRAPLDDAPLTIGEAMQQRGYVTSGVTANLFFGRSTFGIGRGFQHYDDRPELSPQSIGQSWTSRVAS comes from the coding sequence GTGGCTTTCGCCGCCGCGTACAGCCTCATCATCGGAGCCCGCGTCGGGATCAGCAGCTGGCCCGCCCGACTCCTCGCCGCTGGTGTCGCCGCCACCGTCGCCCGACTCCTGTCGCGTGATGGGGTGCGCCTGCGGTTCCCCGTGCGCCGCCTGGCGGTCGCCACCTCCGCTGCCTTGCTCCTCGCGGCCCTGGCCATCCCCGCGCAGCGCGCCGTGCGCGAACGCCTGTCTGTGGCCCAGTTGGCCGAGGCTGCGGCGGGGGCACCGAACGTGATCGTGTTGATCTGGGATACCGCGCGTGCCGCGAGCCTCACGCCGTGGGGCGCGCCCGCCGACGTGACGCCGACCCTCGCCGCACTCTCGACGAAGGGCCTCACCTTCGACCGCGCCTTCGCCCCGGCCTCGTGGTCGCTACCGTCGCACGCCTCGATGTTCACCGGCCGTTGGCCGCACGAACTCACCGCGAGTTACCGCGCGCCGCTCGACGACGCCCCGCTGACCATCGGCGAGGCCATGCAGCAGCGCGGCTACGTCACGTCTGGCGTCACCGCCAACCTGTTCTTCGGACGCTCCACCTTCGGCATCGGACGCGGCTTTCAGCACTACGACGACCGCCCGGAGCTCTCCCCGCAGTCCATCGGCCAGTCCTGGACGTCGCGCGTCGCGTCCTGA
- a CDS encoding CBS domain-containing protein gives MELDRRLAVTPVANAVIADTPTVAPEARAWVAADLMARHQVTTLPVVENRRVTGMITASDLAAILTHYEEPGRV, from the coding sequence GTGGAGCTGGATCGCCGCCTCGCCGTGACGCCGGTCGCCAACGCGGTCATCGCGGACACGCCAACCGTCGCACCGGAAGCACGGGCCTGGGTGGCCGCGGACCTGATGGCGCGCCACCAGGTGACCACCCTGCCGGTGGTGGAGAACCGCCGCGTCACGGGGATGATCACCGCCAGCGACCTCGCCGCGATCCTGACCCACTACGAAGAGCCTGGTCGCGTGTGA
- a CDS encoding CBS domain-containing protein, producing MLVREAMTRNVPTIRVDKKLAAARSIMEWAHLAQLPVVDHQGELVRVITPDSLRAALPREAVFPAWSWIAASP from the coding sequence ATGCTCGTTCGCGAAGCGATGACCCGGAACGTCCCCACCATCCGTGTGGACAAGAAACTCGCGGCCGCCCGGTCGATCATGGAGTGGGCGCACCTCGCACAGTTGCCGGTTGTTGACCACCAGGGCGAGCTGGTCAGGGTGATCACCCCGGATTCGCTGCGCGCCGCCCTGCCCCGCGAGGCGGTGTTCCCCGCGTGGAGCTGGATCGCCGCCTCGCCGTGA
- a CDS encoding DUF2911 domain-containing protein has product MPRNAPTSIACPAPSQPGRFRPQPRHHSPVPPLRLSVLLLVAAATPVAAQLRSAPSTRVTVEVTLNPPRPAQGQPAGTPAKIKLDYGQPHARGRVVEGALKADLDTVWRLGANTSTTLTTEVDLVIGGASVPKGAYSLYARTSSRGGWKLIINKNTGQWGTEYAKEHDLAAVDLAAKTLPVSLESFVISLVPAGDGSPKGDLRIVWGTREFTTTWAMK; this is encoded by the coding sequence ATGCCTCGCAACGCCCCCACGTCAATCGCTTGCCCGGCACCCTCGCAACCGGGCAGATTTCGCCCTCAGCCTCGCCACCATTCACCGGTCCCTCCGTTGCGTCTCTCCGTCCTTCTCCTCGTCGCCGCGGCGACTCCCGTCGCTGCCCAACTCCGCTCGGCACCGAGCACCCGCGTCACGGTTGAGGTGACGCTCAACCCGCCGCGCCCCGCGCAAGGCCAGCCGGCGGGCACGCCAGCAAAGATCAAGCTCGACTATGGACAGCCTCACGCGCGCGGCCGCGTCGTGGAAGGCGCCCTCAAGGCGGACCTGGACACGGTGTGGCGGCTCGGCGCGAACACCTCGACCACCCTCACGACCGAGGTGGATCTGGTGATTGGCGGCGCCTCAGTCCCCAAGGGGGCCTACTCGCTGTACGCGCGCACGTCGTCGCGCGGGGGCTGGAAGCTCATCATCAACAAGAACACGGGGCAGTGGGGCACGGAGTACGCGAAGGAGCACGACCTGGCGGCCGTTGACCTGGCCGCGAAGACCTTGCCCGTCAGCTTGGAGTCGTTTGTCATTTCCCTGGTCCCGGCCGGCGACGGCAGCCCGAAGGGCGACCTGCGGATCGTCTGGGGCACGCGTGAGTTCACGACGACCTGGGCGATGAAGTGA
- the tal gene encoding transaldolase — MSHPRFQALLDAGQSIWLDFIDRRILQDGSLARLIEEGVRGMTSNPTIFEKALAESDAYDAQVGAAPDHLTAHEVFELIETDDVRTACDAFLPIYRASGGDDGYVSIEVSPGVAHDADATVAEARRLWASVDRPNVMVKVPGTVEGARAVRRLIADGINVNVTLLFAISAHDRVIEAYLSGLEDRAAAGHPIDHVASVASFFVSRVDSEIDKRLAAIGGEATALQGRAAIANARLAYRLFTQRFAGERWERLQARGARVQRPLWASTSTKNPAYRDVIYVETLIGPHTVNTMPPATLQAFRDHGESPRTVDQGWDQAEALLAALARHSIAMDAVTDQLLAEGLASFQKSFDSLIGGLAAKRQALGAARA, encoded by the coding sequence GTGAGCCACCCTCGTTTTCAGGCGTTGCTCGACGCCGGACAATCGATTTGGCTGGACTTCATTGATCGGCGGATCCTCCAGGACGGCTCGTTGGCTCGCCTGATCGAGGAAGGGGTGCGAGGGATGACCTCGAACCCCACGATCTTCGAGAAGGCCCTCGCCGAAAGTGATGCCTATGACGCGCAGGTCGGGGCCGCCCCCGACCATCTCACGGCGCACGAGGTCTTTGAGCTGATCGAGACGGACGACGTGCGCACAGCATGTGACGCCTTTCTCCCGATCTACCGCGCGTCCGGTGGGGACGACGGCTACGTGTCGATCGAGGTGTCGCCGGGGGTTGCCCACGACGCCGATGCCACCGTGGCCGAGGCCCGTCGACTCTGGGCCTCGGTAGACCGGCCGAACGTGATGGTCAAGGTGCCGGGCACGGTCGAGGGGGCCCGCGCGGTGCGCCGCCTCATCGCCGACGGCATCAACGTCAACGTCACCCTGCTGTTCGCCATCTCCGCGCACGATCGGGTGATTGAGGCGTATCTCAGCGGATTGGAGGATCGCGCGGCCGCTGGCCACCCGATCGACCACGTGGCCTCCGTGGCGTCGTTCTTCGTGAGCCGCGTCGACAGCGAGATCGACAAGCGCCTCGCGGCCATCGGCGGGGAGGCGACGGCCCTCCAGGGACGCGCTGCCATTGCGAACGCGCGACTGGCCTACCGGCTCTTCACGCAGCGGTTCGCCGGCGAGCGCTGGGAGCGCCTCCAGGCGCGCGGCGCCCGGGTGCAGCGACCGCTCTGGGCGAGCACGAGCACGAAAAACCCGGCCTACCGTGACGTGATCTACGTCGAGACCCTCATCGGGCCTCACACGGTGAACACCATGCCGCCCGCGACCCTGCAGGCCTTCCGTGACCATGGGGAGTCGCCCCGCACGGTCGACCAGGGGTGGGACCAGGCCGAGGCGCTCCTTGCCGCCCTGGCTCGGCACTCGATCGCAATGGACGCGGTGACCGACCAGCTGCTCGCCGAAGGGCTCGCGTCGTTCCAGAAGTCGTTCGATTCGCTCATTGGGGGGTTGGCTGCCAAGCGACAGGCGTTAGGCGCTGCCCGCGCCTGA
- the pyk gene encoding pyruvate kinase, whose protein sequence is MPRTKVVCTLGPATSTPEAIGALMDAGLNVARINFSHGTHDQHAERIRIVREEARRRGRPVAILGDLQGPRIRIGDLATPILVESGQDVVLCYEAVAAAGDIPVTYEDLATDVKVGDRILVDDGLLELVVLDIAGPRVHARVVYGGPIKSHKGLNLPGVAVSAPSLTDKDRVDISFAIEQKVDYLALSFVRRAEDIASLRALLPKGMLIVAKIEKDTALAQIESILRATDAVMVARGDLGVELPFEEVPLVQKRIIRLANVMGRPVITATQMLESMIQNPRPTRAEASDVANAILDGTDAVMLSAETASGAYPRLAVQAMHRIITEIEQHPAPARDTRRLAQGAASTEETIAAATATAVRLLGAPLVVVFTKSGFSARIVAAQRPGVPLLVLTDIERTYHQLALVWGVIPVLVSPSETYMEMFKKAHAAILQRDLAREGDRVVVTAGVPFDVPGSTNLMKVEVV, encoded by the coding sequence ATCCCGCGCACCAAGGTGGTCTGCACGCTGGGCCCGGCCACCTCGACCCCCGAGGCGATCGGGGCGCTCATGGACGCGGGACTCAACGTCGCGCGCATCAACTTCTCCCACGGCACCCACGACCAGCACGCCGAACGGATCCGCATCGTTCGCGAGGAAGCGCGTCGCCGTGGTCGCCCGGTCGCCATCCTCGGCGACCTGCAGGGCCCCCGGATCCGCATCGGCGACCTCGCGACCCCGATCCTCGTGGAATCGGGGCAGGACGTCGTGTTGTGTTATGAGGCGGTTGCCGCGGCCGGAGACATCCCGGTCACCTACGAGGACCTGGCCACCGACGTAAAGGTGGGCGACCGCATCCTGGTCGACGACGGGCTCCTCGAGCTGGTGGTCCTCGACATCGCTGGTCCCCGTGTGCATGCACGCGTCGTCTACGGTGGGCCCATCAAGAGCCACAAGGGGCTCAACCTGCCTGGGGTCGCGGTGTCCGCGCCGTCGCTGACGGACAAGGACCGGGTCGACATCAGCTTTGCGATCGAGCAAAAGGTCGACTACCTCGCGCTGTCGTTCGTGCGGCGCGCCGAGGATATCGCCTCATTGCGGGCGCTGCTTCCCAAGGGGATGCTGATCGTCGCCAAGATCGAGAAGGACACCGCACTCGCGCAGATCGAGAGCATCCTGCGTGCGACCGATGCGGTGATGGTGGCGCGTGGGGACCTGGGGGTCGAGCTGCCGTTCGAGGAAGTGCCGCTGGTACAGAAGCGCATCATTCGCCTCGCGAACGTGATGGGCCGGCCGGTCATAACCGCGACCCAGATGCTGGAGTCGATGATCCAGAATCCGCGGCCGACGCGCGCCGAAGCCAGCGACGTGGCCAATGCGATCCTGGACGGAACGGATGCCGTGATGTTGTCGGCCGAAACGGCCTCGGGGGCCTATCCGCGCCTGGCCGTGCAGGCCATGCATCGGATCATCACCGAGATCGAGCAGCATCCGGCCCCGGCGCGGGATACGCGACGTCTCGCCCAGGGGGCGGCGTCCACAGAAGAGACCATCGCCGCGGCGACCGCGACCGCCGTTCGCCTGCTGGGTGCTCCGCTGGTGGTGGTGTTCACCAAGAGTGGCTTCAGCGCCCGCATCGTCGCCGCGCAGCGACCTGGGGTCCCGCTTCTCGTCCTCACCGACATCGAGCGGACCTACCACCAGCTCGCCTTGGTCTGGGGGGTGATCCCCGTGCTGGTGTCGCCGAGCGAGACCTACATGGAGATGTTCAAGAAGGCCCACGCGGCCATCCTGCAGCGGGACCTGGCCCGGGAAGGGGATCGTGTCGTGGTGACGGCCGGGGTGCCGTTTGACGTCCCCGGCTCGACCAACCTGATGAAGGTGGAAGTGGTCTGA
- a CDS encoding MBL fold metallo-hydrolase, with amino-acid sequence MRLTFLGTGTSFGVPQIGCPCAVCASTDPRDKRTRCGAVIESATGTRILFDTPPELRLQVIACGIDRIDAVFFTHDHADHIHGIDDLRAFTVRQRGALPMYGPPETLRRLHERFRYIFDDGMQPLPGTSKPEGMARPIEDGDISRVGDLEVQAIAVPHGLVRVFGYRVGPIAYVTDAKTVPVETVDRLRGVEVLVLNALFHKAHPTHLSISDAVSVAQQVGARRTYLTHLTHENFHAALEAELPAGIVPAYDGLVVEL; translated from the coding sequence ATGAGGCTCACCTTTCTCGGCACCGGCACCAGCTTTGGCGTGCCCCAGATTGGCTGTCCGTGTGCGGTCTGCGCCTCCACGGACCCGCGTGACAAGCGCACCCGCTGCGGCGCGGTGATCGAGTCGGCGACCGGCACGCGGATCCTGTTCGACACTCCGCCCGAACTCCGCCTGCAAGTGATTGCGTGCGGCATCGATCGCATCGACGCGGTCTTCTTCACGCACGATCACGCTGACCACATCCACGGGATCGACGACCTGCGAGCGTTCACCGTGCGGCAGCGGGGAGCCCTCCCGATGTATGGGCCGCCGGAGACGCTGCGGCGCCTGCACGAACGCTTCCGCTACATCTTCGATGACGGAATGCAGCCACTGCCGGGGACGTCAAAGCCGGAGGGGATGGCCCGCCCGATCGAGGATGGCGACATCAGTCGCGTGGGTGACCTGGAGGTGCAGGCGATCGCGGTGCCCCATGGGCTCGTGCGCGTCTTTGGCTACCGGGTGGGTCCGATCGCCTACGTCACCGACGCCAAGACCGTCCCCGTGGAGACGGTGGACCGGCTGCGCGGCGTTGAGGTCCTCGTGTTGAATGCCTTGTTCCACAAGGCGCATCCGACGCACCTGAGCATCAGCGACGCGGTGAGTGTCGCGCAGCAGGTGGGCGCCCGGCGGACCTACCTCACGCACCTGACGCACGAAAATTTCCACGCGGCGCTAGAGGCCGAGCTGCCGGCGGGGATCGTACCGGCGTACGACGGCCTGGTGGTCGAACTGTGA
- a CDS encoding glucose-6-phosphate isomerase, whose protein sequence is MSITLDYTFMLSEAVRGGVPRADLRGADVAFRAAAADVERRRASGELGFIGLPGNMSLVESVERFVAGTAGRYTDVVLLGIGGSSLGPVALRTALRPPHWNQLDAAARGGFPRLHVLDNVDPHTIDAVVTRVTLADTLFLVVSKSGGTAETMAQYLVVRSRLVAAGLSLARHLCFVTDPAKGALRPIATAEGIPALDIPANVGGRFSVLSPVGTLPAALMGIDIRALLGGAADMATRCATPELDRNPAGIWAVLQWLADTRGGKPIHVLLPYSDPLRDLALWFVQLWAESLGKIQPGGAHVGPTPVPALGATDQHSQVQLFMEGPEDKTVTFIAVEQPDVDVTIPALHSDVPDLAYLAGHSLWELLNTERRATAGALASRGRPSATITLERVDPWHLGGLMMFFELATAYAGALYGVNAFDQPGVEQGKLFTYGIMGRPGFDAAREAFERLPQPSADCRV, encoded by the coding sequence ATGAGCATCACGCTGGACTACACCTTCATGCTGTCCGAGGCGGTGCGGGGCGGGGTGCCGCGCGCCGACTTGCGGGGCGCCGACGTGGCCTTTCGCGCGGCCGCCGCCGATGTGGAGCGGCGGCGGGCGTCAGGTGAGCTGGGCTTCATTGGCCTGCCCGGCAACATGTCGTTGGTCGAATCGGTCGAGCGTTTTGTGGCAGGCACGGCCGGCCGCTACACGGATGTCGTGCTTCTCGGGATCGGCGGGTCGTCGCTCGGGCCGGTGGCCCTGCGTACCGCCTTGCGTCCCCCGCACTGGAACCAGCTGGACGCCGCGGCGCGCGGCGGTTTTCCGCGCCTCCACGTGCTGGACAACGTGGACCCACATACGATCGACGCGGTGGTTACGCGCGTCACGCTCGCCGACACGCTGTTCCTGGTGGTGTCCAAGTCCGGCGGGACCGCAGAGACGATGGCCCAGTACCTGGTCGTCCGCTCGCGTCTCGTCGCTGCGGGACTATCCCTGGCGCGACACCTGTGCTTCGTGACTGACCCGGCCAAGGGGGCGCTGCGGCCGATCGCGACGGCGGAAGGCATTCCGGCTTTGGACATTCCCGCCAACGTCGGTGGGCGTTTCAGTGTGTTGTCGCCGGTGGGCACGCTGCCCGCGGCGTTGATGGGGATCGACATCCGCGCCCTGCTGGGCGGGGCCGCGGACATGGCGACGCGCTGTGCGACCCCTGAGCTTGACCGGAATCCGGCCGGGATCTGGGCCGTGCTCCAGTGGTTGGCGGATACTCGAGGGGGCAAACCGATCCATGTGTTGCTTCCCTACAGTGACCCGCTGCGCGACCTGGCGCTCTGGTTCGTGCAGCTGTGGGCCGAAAGCCTGGGGAAGATCCAGCCCGGTGGCGCGCACGTCGGCCCCACCCCGGTGCCCGCCCTGGGGGCCACCGACCAGCACAGCCAGGTCCAGCTGTTCATGGAGGGCCCCGAGGACAAGACGGTGACCTTCATCGCGGTGGAGCAGCCGGACGTGGATGTCACGATACCCGCCCTTCACTCGGACGTCCCGGACCTGGCCTACCTGGCCGGCCACTCGCTCTGGGAGCTGCTGAACACGGAGCGACGGGCCACCGCCGGGGCGCTGGCCTCACGCGGTCGGCCCAGTGCAACGATCACCCTCGAACGGGTGGATCCCTGGCACCTCGGCGGCCTGATGATGTTCTTCGAGCTCGCGACGGCCTACGCCGGGGCGCTATACGGGGTCAACGCCTTCGACCAGCCCGGGGTGGAGCAGGGGAAACTCTTCACCTACGGGATCATGGGGCGCCCGGGCTTTGACGCCGCGCGGGAAGCGTTCGAGCGCCTGCCGCAGCCGTCAGCGGATTGCCGGGTGTAG
- a CDS encoding class II fructose-bisphosphate aldolase: protein MTAPISAHSALGQAVTRVDAKVTVHDESALAGPAMDAVVRDAVFGEAKAKDYARWLLWELGQAVGVRPCSIHDLYMARGRGETHGFTVPAINVRGASYDTARSIFRVAKSMDAGAFLLEIARSEIAYTDQRPSEYVAVMLAAALREGFRGPLFIQGDHFQVNHKKFAADPVTEVDAVKKLANEAIEAGFYNIDVDTSTLVDLSKPTLVEQQRLNYEICAEITRYIREREPKGVNVSIGGEIGEVGTENSTVHELRAFMDGYNAALARVAPGAVGLSKISVQSGTSHGGVVLADGSIADVKLDLNTLEELSVVARKEYGLSGAVQHGASTLPDDAFHNFPRTETAEIHLATNFQNMLYDHLPAGLRDEIYGWLRENAKDERKATDSDEQFFYKTRKKALGPFKAKLWALPADAMARLAAAYDAKFTFLFTQLGMRGTRAIVKQTVKPLAVHRPLPGTPGAVVVEAAPDDATLSD, encoded by the coding sequence ATGACTGCTCCGATCTCTGCCCACTCCGCCCTTGGCCAGGCCGTCACCCGCGTTGACGCCAAGGTGACCGTCCACGACGAAAGCGCCCTCGCCGGCCCGGCCATGGACGCGGTGGTCCGCGATGCGGTCTTCGGCGAGGCCAAGGCGAAGGACTATGCGCGCTGGCTGCTGTGGGAGCTTGGACAGGCGGTGGGGGTCCGGCCGTGCTCCATCCACGACCTCTACATGGCGCGCGGCCGCGGCGAGACCCACGGCTTCACGGTCCCGGCGATCAACGTGCGTGGCGCCTCGTACGACACTGCGCGCTCGATCTTTCGCGTCGCGAAGTCCATGGACGCCGGGGCGTTCCTCCTCGAGATCGCGCGCTCCGAAATTGCCTACACCGATCAGCGGCCTTCGGAGTACGTCGCGGTCATGCTCGCCGCGGCGCTCCGCGAAGGCTTTCGAGGGCCGCTGTTCATCCAGGGCGACCACTTCCAGGTCAACCACAAGAAGTTCGCCGCCGATCCGGTCACCGAGGTCGATGCAGTGAAGAAGCTGGCCAACGAGGCGATCGAGGCCGGCTTCTACAACATCGACGTGGACACGTCGACCCTGGTGGATCTCTCCAAGCCCACCCTGGTGGAGCAGCAGCGCCTGAACTACGAGATCTGCGCCGAGATCACCCGCTACATTCGCGAGCGCGAACCCAAGGGAGTGAACGTGTCGATCGGTGGGGAAATCGGCGAAGTGGGGACGGAGAACTCGACCGTCCACGAGCTGCGGGCGTTTATGGACGGCTACAACGCCGCGCTGGCGCGCGTGGCCCCCGGGGCCGTGGGGCTCAGCAAGATCTCGGTGCAGTCGGGGACCTCGCACGGTGGGGTTGTGCTGGCCGACGGCTCGATCGCCGATGTCAAGCTGGACCTGAACACGCTGGAAGAGTTGTCGGTGGTGGCGCGCAAGGAGTATGGATTGTCCGGCGCGGTCCAGCATGGCGCGTCGACCCTGCCGGACGATGCGTTCCACAACTTCCCGCGCACAGAAACCGCCGAGATCCACCTGGCGACGAACTTCCAGAACATGCTGTACGATCACCTGCCTGCCGGGTTGCGGGACGAGATCTACGGTTGGCTGCGGGAGAACGCGAAGGACGAACGCAAGGCGACCGACTCCGACGAGCAGTTCTTCTACAAGACCCGCAAGAAGGCGTTAGGGCCGTTCAAGGCGAAGCTCTGGGCGCTCCCGGCGGACGCGATGGCGCGGCTGGCCGCGGCGTACGACGCGAAGTTCACCTTCCTCTTTACCCAGTTGGGGATGCGAGGGACGCGCGCGATCGTGAAGCAAACGGTCAAGCCGCTCGCGGTGCATCGCCCGTTGCCCGGCACGCCGGGGGCCGTGGTGGTTGAGGCCGCGCCGGACGACGCGACGCTGAGCGATTGA
- a CDS encoding YihY/virulence factor BrkB family protein, with translation MTLSGLRQQAIRVALALGDYARRVWVNSGEDRIFFLAGAIAFNILLAAVPFVLLLMSGLTYVLGLSEDASIAEVVALVDRFLPPQVASAEAVHRLIADVVAARQSLGVYGALLYVWFSTRLFGSLRTVLADIFDIETDRSILSGKWFDVRITVYSTILLLAWVALSLYLAVARSRGLGILAEAGVQAEVMGWLEYAAGRAIAFGFVVAILFSLYKVLPNRRIRWRQALVGAVSSAVLLEIARNLWTAYTKSFDPGSVYSGTLYALISVVFWVYYAALMFILGGEVAQAHELRRVRRLQRARFDA, from the coding sequence TTGACCCTCTCGGGGCTCCGGCAGCAGGCGATTCGCGTCGCCCTCGCGCTGGGCGACTACGCCCGCCGCGTCTGGGTGAATTCCGGCGAGGATCGGATCTTCTTCCTCGCCGGGGCCATTGCCTTCAACATCCTGCTGGCCGCCGTCCCGTTCGTGTTGTTGCTGATGTCGGGGCTGACCTATGTCCTCGGCCTCTCGGAGGACGCCTCGATTGCCGAGGTGGTGGCACTGGTCGACCGGTTCCTGCCCCCGCAGGTCGCATCGGCCGAGGCCGTGCACCGCCTCATCGCGGACGTCGTCGCCGCCCGACAGTCGTTAGGGGTGTACGGGGCCCTGCTGTACGTCTGGTTCTCCACGCGGCTCTTCGGGTCGCTGCGGACCGTGCTCGCCGACATCTTCGACATCGAGACCGACCGGAGCATCCTGTCGGGGAAGTGGTTCGATGTGCGGATCACCGTGTACTCGACCATCCTCCTGCTGGCCTGGGTGGCGCTGTCGCTCTACCTCGCCGTCGCACGCTCCCGCGGGCTGGGGATCCTGGCCGAGGCGGGGGTGCAGGCAGAGGTGATGGGATGGCTGGAGTATGCCGCCGGCCGGGCGATCGCCTTTGGCTTTGTGGTCGCCATCCTCTTTTCGCTGTACAAGGTGCTGCCCAACCGTCGCATTCGATGGCGGCAGGCGCTGGTGGGTGCGGTGTCGTCGGCGGTGCTCCTGGAGATCGCGCGCAACTTATGGACGGCGTACACCAAGTCGTTTGATCCCGGCTCGGTGTATAGCGGCACTCTGTACGCCCTCATTTCGGTGGTCTTCTGGGTCTACTACGCGGCGCTGATGTTCATCCTGGGCGGCGAGGTGGCGCAGGCGCACGAACTCCGCCGCGTTAGGCGGCTGCAACGTGCCCGTTTTGACGCCTGA
- a CDS encoding aminotransferase class I/II-fold pyridoxal phosphate-dependent enzyme, whose translation MIDLRSDTVTRPTPEMRQAIASAVVGDDYLDGDPTTRRLEEEVARRFGKERGLFFPSGTMANQGAIWALGEPGTELYVDRHAHIVDRELAAASALAGMQLRTVEGDGPMMDAVDLEGTIRHPSPFFPRATLLCLENTHNSAGGMVIPRAGIQAMSQVARRHGMRVHLDGARLWNACVATGTGLAEFGELADTVMVSFSKGLGAPAGAVLVGDAVAIGRADEHRKRLGGVMRQSGILAAGCLHGLEYHLDRLVTDHHHAAEFAAVVDRAIAASVVPPETNIVMIDLAPGMSAHDVAGRAREAGVAMGVWTSSRLRTVFHLDVSAAEVQRAGEVVLAALDESWRALGDTSEWPVAEGGGTA comes from the coding sequence GTGATCGACCTTCGCTCCGACACCGTCACGCGCCCCACCCCCGAGATGCGCCAGGCGATTGCCAGCGCCGTCGTCGGGGACGACTACCTCGATGGCGATCCCACCACGCGCCGGCTGGAGGAGGAGGTCGCCCGGCGGTTCGGCAAGGAACGTGGGTTGTTCTTTCCCAGCGGGACCATGGCCAACCAGGGGGCCATCTGGGCGCTGGGGGAGCCCGGCACCGAGCTGTATGTGGATCGCCACGCGCATATCGTCGATCGCGAGCTGGCGGCCGCGTCTGCCCTGGCGGGGATGCAACTGCGTACGGTTGAGGGCGACGGGCCGATGATGGATGCGGTCGACCTGGAAGGCACCATCCGGCATCCTTCGCCGTTTTTCCCGCGCGCGACCCTGCTCTGCCTGGAGAACACGCACAACAGCGCCGGTGGCATGGTGATCCCGCGCGCCGGGATCCAGGCCATGAGCCAGGTCGCGCGCCGGCACGGGATGCGAGTGCACCTCGATGGGGCTCGACTCTGGAACGCCTGCGTGGCGACCGGGACGGGGCTGGCCGAATTCGGCGAGCTGGCGGATACGGTCATGGTCTCCTTTTCCAAGGGACTCGGCGCGCCGGCTGGGGCGGTCCTGGTGGGTGATGCCGTGGCGATCGGCCGAGCCGACGAACACCGAAAGCGGTTGGGCGGCGTGATGCGGCAGAGCGGGATCCTCGCGGCGGGGTGCTTGCACGGCCTTGAGTACCACTTGGACCGGCTGGTGACGGATCACCACCATGCGGCCGAGTTTGCGGCCGTCGTCGATCGCGCGATTGCGGCGTCCGTCGTACCGCCGGAGACCAATATCGTGATGATCGACCTTGCCCCCGGGATGTCGGCGCACGACGTGGCAGGTCGCGCGCGCGAAGCGGGGGTGGCCATGGGGGTGTGGACCTCGTCGCGGCTCCGTACGGTCTTTCACCTCGATGTGTCGGCCGCAGAGGTGCAGCGCGCGGGCGAGGTGGTCCTGGCGGCGCTCGACGAGTCGTGGCGCGCCCTCGGCGATACGTCTGAATGGCCGGTGGCGGAGGGGGGAGGCACCGCCTAG